A genomic window from Candidatus Bathyarchaeota archaeon includes:
- a CDS encoding chemotaxis protein CheW has translation MAVTNGIQIVNFTVGDVNYGAPVEQVREVRDVQAVTPVPGAPSYVEGVTNLRGQIITVMDLRKRLNLEGKESSGEKIIVIEMGKTAVGIVVDSVTEVSTIAEADIERGIQVTKKLEEYVVGVGKQKEKLVVILDLAKIISDSKEEADEQETSARNKEPAAKIVPIA, from the coding sequence ATGGCAGTAACTAATGGAATACAAATCGTCAACTTTACGGTTGGAGACGTAAACTACGGCGCACCCGTGGAGCAAGTCAGGGAAGTTCGAGATGTGCAAGCTGTAACTCCGGTTCCCGGAGCCCCCAGCTACGTTGAAGGCGTAACTAACCTTCGAGGACAAATCATAACAGTAATGGACCTTCGCAAACGCTTGAACCTAGAAGGCAAAGAAAGTAGCGGTGAAAAAATTATTGTCATCGAGATGGGAAAAACTGCAGTGGGCATTGTAGTTGATTCTGTAACAGAGGTTTCAACAATCGCTGAAGCAGACATTGAAAGGGGCATTCAGGTAACAAAAAAACTGGAAGAATATGTGGTTGGCGTTGGAAAACAAAAAGAAAAACTGGTAGTCATTCTGGATTTGGCCAAAATAATCAGTGACAGCAAAGAAGAAGCGGATGAGCAAGAAACTTCCGCGCGCAATAAGGAACCTGCAGCAAAAATCGTTCCAATTGCTTAA
- a CDS encoding chemotaxis response regulator protein-glutamate methylesterase has protein sequence MRKVITKIVDSDPDLTVVGSAFDGLNALKKIKELDPDVITLDVNMPRMDGLTTLKEIMKTNPKPVVMVSATTKEGAETTFKALRLGAVDYIQKPSGQISLDIEKVRNELVEKIKTAAEANLVTHEHETYSPIKIKQEIAEKIITIGASTGGPPAVEEVLVHLPENSPPILIVQHMPKGFTKLFAERLDKLCSFQVKEAEKGDKIEHGLTLIAPAGQHMTVSGNGRIKLDKGPNIHGVRPAVDPMMKTAARVFQDQVIGVILTGMGRDGSWGMKAIKEKGGKTIAQNKKTCTVYGMPKIAIEEGNVDKILPITKIPQQIIKWC, from the coding sequence ATGCGAAAGGTTATCACTAAAATTGTTGACTCAGACCCTGATTTAACTGTTGTTGGATCTGCTTTTGATGGACTTAATGCCTTAAAAAAAATCAAAGAATTGGACCCCGACGTAATCACGTTAGACGTTAACATGCCGCGGATGGACGGTTTAACTACATTAAAAGAGATAATGAAAACAAATCCCAAGCCAGTGGTAATGGTTAGTGCAACCACCAAAGAAGGGGCAGAAACAACTTTCAAAGCACTTAGGCTAGGAGCTGTAGATTATATCCAAAAACCTTCAGGACAAATCTCGTTGGATATAGAAAAAGTAAGAAATGAACTTGTAGAAAAAATCAAAACTGCTGCAGAAGCAAACCTTGTTACTCATGAACACGAAACTTATTCACCAATTAAAATTAAACAAGAAATCGCAGAAAAAATCATTACTATTGGGGCTTCAACTGGAGGACCTCCCGCAGTAGAAGAAGTTTTGGTTCATCTACCAGAAAACAGTCCCCCTATACTGATTGTTCAGCACATGCCAAAGGGTTTCACTAAGTTGTTTGCAGAAAGGTTAGACAAGCTTTGCAGTTTCCAAGTAAAAGAGGCAGAAAAAGGAGATAAAATTGAACACGGACTAACCCTTATTGCCCCTGCAGGTCAACACATGACAGTTTCAGGCAACGGAAGGATAAAACTAGACAAAGGACCCAACATCCATGGAGTCCGGCCAGCAGTTGACCCCATGATGAAAACAGCAGCCCGAGTTTTTCAAGACCAAGTGATCGGAGTAATCCTAACCGGAATGGGACGGGACGGCTCTTGGGGCATGAAAGCCATCAAAGAAAAGGGCGGAAAAACAATAGCCCAAAACAAAAAGACATGCACTGTATATGGCATGCCCAAAATAGCCATAGAAGAAGGAAATGTTGACAAAATCCTTCCAATAACTAAAATCCCACAACAAATTATAAAATGGTGCTAA